The following proteins are co-located in the Acinetobacter shaoyimingii genome:
- a CDS encoding cation acetate symporter, translated as MKWNSIKNQCLAAMVMLFSGVAVAGPDLGAAEQQATNWHAIIMFVIFVALTLFITKWAAKQTTNTKDFYTAGGGISGFQNGLAIAGDYMSAASFLGISAMVFMSGFDGLLYSLGFMVGWPIVLFLIAERLRNLGKYNLSDVVSFRLAEKPVRTLAAISSLVVVAFYLIAQMVGAGQLIKLLFGLNYNIAVVIVGLLMMAYVMFGGMLATTWVQIIKAVMLLSGATFMAFMVMKGVGFSFTNMFEQAIQVYSKVHDLSLTDATKIMGPGSLASNPVDAISLGLALMFGTAGLPHILMRFFTVKDAKEARKSVVVATGFIGYFYLLTFIIGFGAILYVSNNPQFIDVAKMAITGKLELVGGNNMAAVHLSDAMGGDLFMGFISAVAFATILAVVAGLTLSGASAISHDLYANVFRKGQTTPESELRMSKIATLGLAIFAMILGILFEKQNVAFMVGLAFSVACCANFPILVLSMFWKGLTTRGAVIGGVVGLVTAVTLIVLSKAVWVDTLKISDTPINPFNGPAIFAMPLSFFCCWLFSVTDKSARAEQERRAFDAQFVRSQTGIGISGASEH; from the coding sequence ATGAAATGGAATTCTATTAAAAACCAATGCTTAGCGGCAATGGTCATGCTTTTTTCGGGTGTGGCTGTTGCAGGTCCAGATTTGGGTGCGGCTGAACAACAAGCAACGAATTGGCATGCCATTATCATGTTTGTGATTTTTGTGGCACTGACCTTATTTATTACCAAATGGGCGGCCAAACAAACCACGAATACCAAAGATTTCTATACTGCTGGTGGCGGGATTTCAGGTTTCCAAAATGGTCTAGCCATTGCGGGTGACTATATGTCTGCGGCTTCATTCCTCGGCATTTCAGCGATGGTGTTTATGTCTGGGTTTGACGGTTTGCTTTATTCACTCGGGTTTATGGTGGGTTGGCCAATCGTATTATTCTTGATTGCTGAACGTTTACGCAACTTAGGTAAATACAATTTATCGGATGTAGTGTCTTTTCGTTTGGCAGAAAAACCAGTGCGTACTTTGGCGGCGATCAGCTCTTTAGTAGTTGTTGCTTTCTATTTAATCGCACAAATGGTTGGTGCAGGTCAGCTCATCAAGTTATTGTTTGGTTTGAACTATAACATTGCCGTTGTGATTGTTGGTTTACTGATGATGGCTTATGTGATGTTCGGTGGCATGCTTGCAACCACATGGGTACAAATTATTAAGGCTGTCATGTTGTTGTCTGGTGCGACTTTTATGGCATTTATGGTCATGAAAGGTGTGGGCTTTAGTTTTACCAATATGTTTGAACAAGCTATTCAAGTGTATTCAAAAGTTCATGATCTAAGTTTAACGGATGCAACCAAGATAATGGGTCCAGGTAGCTTGGCTTCAAATCCAGTCGATGCTATTTCTTTAGGTCTTGCACTGATGTTTGGTACGGCAGGTCTTCCGCATATTTTAATGCGTTTCTTTACGGTAAAAGATGCCAAAGAAGCACGTAAATCTGTGGTTGTTGCAACAGGCTTTATTGGTTACTTCTACTTGCTGACATTCATTATTGGATTTGGTGCAATTCTTTATGTATCGAACAATCCACAATTTATTGATGTTGCAAAAATGGCGATCACAGGTAAGTTAGAACTTGTGGGTGGCAATAACATGGCAGCAGTTCATTTGAGTGATGCCATGGGTGGTGATTTGTTCATGGGCTTCATTTCAGCTGTGGCATTCGCAACAATCCTTGCTGTGGTTGCAGGCTTAACCTTATCGGGTGCATCAGCGATTTCACATGATTTATATGCCAATGTATTTAGAAAAGGTCAAACAACACCTGAATCTGAATTACGCATGTCTAAAATCGCAACTTTAGGTTTAGCAATCTTTGCCATGATTTTAGGTATTTTGTTTGAAAAGCAAAACGTTGCATTCATGGTGGGCTTAGCCTTCTCTGTGGCATGTTGTGCGAATTTCCCAATTTTAGTGTTGTCGATGTTCTGGAAAGGGTTGACGACACGTGGTGCAGTCATTGGCGGTGTTGTGGGTCTAGTCACAGCTGTAACGTTGATTGTACTCTCTAAAGCGGTATGGGTAGATACGCTTAAAATCTCGGATACACCAATCAATCCATTTAATGGTCCAGCAATTTTTGCAATGCCATTGTCGTTCTTCTGCTGTTGGTTGTTCTCTGTCACTGATAAATCTGCGCGAGCTGAACAAGAACGCCGTGCATTTGATGCTCAGTTTGTTCGTTCTCAAACAGGTATTGGTATTTCAGGCGCTTCAGAGCACTAA
- a CDS encoding hybrid sensor histidine kinase/response regulator, whose protein sequence is MNSWLVIGVLALYILILFICAFFGEKHASRLSTRGRMLLFSLTLGVYCSSWTFYGATGAAVREGIIFMPIYLGPLLFVWFGYDIWRRLGRVRQHHAISSIADFVAARYGKSGTLASLVTILAVIAIIPYLALQLRAIALSASVILDQQSGVESTTNGVLFLTGLLAILAMTFGTRQIANTEQHGGLMLAVAFESFVKLFALLSVALFFMFDAPENITQISRDMAHTFKEVQLFGVPETFWVQTLLAGLAIICLPRQFHVAVVELRDEKHIRGARRWFATYLILTVFAIIPIASWTLHAAPQYVSIPDVAVLSLPLSYNQDWLTLLAFLGGFSASTGMLLVSSVALSIMLSNDLIMPAMWRFGLISRHDKRLPQLLKFTRRICILVVMLLGYLFFTFFNDIDQLSVFGLLAFSAVAQFSPALIGGLYWRGGSRQGVYAGLLVGFGMWSYTLLLPTILRSFPHQYTDLVHSFLMNGPFGFSWLRPEALFGFESFAPLTHGVTWSLGLNIILYIWISRIYRPSIAEQIQAESFFYYETKPLPAQSASNEIQYLQHDVARLKVGDLIALAKRITGEGPANHAFQQFCTLNNVELNENSSANGMWWRFTEQYLAGTIGSASARTLLTTAMVNNGLALGQVANILDQASQWQRFNQNLIMTMIDHMTQGVSVVDENMCLVAWNNQYLVLFDYPKDLVYVGCPIADLIRYNAERGECGPGSVEEHVRKRIHWMKVGSSHEFERIRKDGRVIQMRGNPIEGGGFVTTFADITAFRENEAILEGRVKDRTQQLANALTEQQLAREQADKANMSKSRFIAAASHDLLQPMHAARLFSTALEQSIQSDEDRLTLQQLDRALHGAESMLSALLDIARLEGGTIQPKRQSYPLHDLLSDLELQFKSIAAQRGIQFKVHDVKFWLDTDPQWIRRIIQNFVSNALRYTAKGRILVGVLRSASRPNYIRIGVWDTGPGIAEEQRMKLFQEFERCGHTSPWGEQGLGLGLAIVQRMTSLLDYPVHVYSELGHGSCFMIEVPIVEAPKVVAAPVQAVPLKTKAYKVLCLDNDETILEGMTTLLSKWGYQVFKATEPDQALEIVQRENIQVWLVDQHLNHNKLGLDFILQHRMDNVPIALITADSDPELPERLKELNIVLLKKPLKPASLRAWLSGLKISK, encoded by the coding sequence ATGAATAGTTGGTTGGTCATTGGGGTACTTGCCCTTTACATCTTGATTCTCTTTATTTGTGCTTTTTTTGGGGAAAAGCATGCCAGTCGTCTGAGTACGCGTGGCCGCATGCTATTGTTCAGTTTGACTTTAGGTGTTTACTGTTCCTCTTGGACTTTTTACGGTGCAACAGGTGCTGCAGTTCGTGAAGGCATCATTTTTATGCCTATTTATTTGGGTCCTTTGCTGTTTGTCTGGTTTGGATATGATATTTGGCGCCGACTTGGACGGGTAAGACAGCATCATGCCATTTCATCTATTGCTGACTTTGTCGCAGCCCGTTACGGCAAAAGCGGGACCTTAGCATCATTGGTCACGATTCTTGCCGTTATTGCCATTATTCCTTATTTAGCGCTGCAACTACGTGCCATTGCACTGAGTGCATCCGTGATCCTCGATCAACAATCCGGGGTCGAAAGCACCACAAATGGGGTGTTATTTCTAACAGGTTTACTGGCGATTTTAGCCATGACATTCGGCACCAGACAAATTGCCAATACTGAACAACATGGCGGTTTGATGTTGGCTGTTGCCTTTGAATCCTTCGTCAAACTCTTTGCACTATTAAGTGTAGCCCTGTTCTTTATGTTTGATGCCCCTGAAAATATCACACAAATATCACGTGACATGGCACATACTTTTAAAGAAGTGCAATTGTTTGGGGTTCCAGAAACGTTTTGGGTTCAGACCTTATTGGCAGGCTTAGCCATTATTTGTTTACCTCGTCAATTTCATGTGGCGGTCGTTGAACTGCGCGATGAAAAACATATTCGTGGTGCACGCAGATGGTTTGCGACTTACTTAATTTTGACTGTTTTTGCGATCATTCCTATTGCCAGTTGGACGCTTCATGCTGCACCGCAATATGTCAGCATCCCAGATGTCGCAGTGTTGTCATTACCTTTAAGCTATAACCAAGATTGGTTGACATTGCTCGCATTTTTAGGCGGATTTTCAGCATCTACAGGTATGCTATTAGTGTCTTCTGTGGCTCTGTCCATCATGCTCAGTAATGACTTAATTATGCCTGCAATGTGGAGGTTTGGCTTAATTTCAAGACATGATAAACGTCTTCCTCAATTGCTTAAATTTACACGCCGAATTTGTATCTTGGTGGTGATGTTACTGGGTTATTTGTTCTTTACTTTCTTTAATGACATTGACCAACTCTCAGTATTTGGTTTACTGGCATTTAGTGCGGTTGCTCAGTTTTCACCTGCTTTGATTGGCGGGTTGTACTGGCGTGGCGGCAGTCGTCAAGGGGTCTATGCTGGCCTTTTAGTCGGTTTTGGCATGTGGAGTTATACGCTTCTTCTACCGACTATACTGCGTAGTTTCCCTCACCAATACACCGACCTTGTCCATTCTTTCCTGATGAATGGTCCTTTTGGTTTCAGCTGGTTACGTCCAGAAGCGTTATTTGGATTTGAATCATTTGCTCCACTTACGCATGGAGTAACATGGTCATTGGGGCTGAATATTATTTTATATATTTGGATTTCAAGAATTTACCGACCAAGTATTGCGGAACAAATTCAAGCAGAAAGCTTCTTCTACTATGAAACCAAACCCCTGCCTGCACAAAGTGCAAGTAATGAAATCCAATATTTACAACATGATGTTGCACGTCTTAAAGTTGGTGATTTAATTGCTTTAGCAAAACGCATCACAGGTGAAGGCCCTGCAAATCATGCATTTCAACAATTCTGCACATTGAACAATGTTGAACTCAATGAAAATAGCAGTGCCAACGGCATGTGGTGGCGATTTACAGAACAATATTTGGCAGGCACCATTGGTTCAGCTTCAGCACGTACACTGTTAACCACAGCCATGGTCAATAATGGTTTGGCTTTAGGACAAGTCGCGAATATTCTCGACCAAGCGTCTCAATGGCAACGTTTTAATCAAAATCTGATTATGACCATGATCGACCATATGACCCAAGGGGTCAGTGTAGTCGATGAAAATATGTGTCTGGTCGCTTGGAATAATCAATATTTAGTGCTGTTCGATTATCCAAAAGATTTGGTCTATGTCGGTTGCCCAATTGCAGATCTGATTCGTTATAACGCTGAGCGCGGTGAATGTGGTCCTGGTTCAGTTGAAGAACATGTTCGCAAACGTATTCACTGGATGAAAGTCGGAAGCTCACATGAATTTGAACGCATTCGTAAGGATGGTCGCGTGATTCAAATGCGTGGCAATCCAATTGAAGGTGGTGGCTTTGTTACAACATTTGCAGACATTACTGCATTCCGTGAAAATGAAGCGATTCTTGAAGGGCGTGTTAAAGACCGTACTCAACAGTTGGCCAATGCATTAACTGAACAACAATTGGCACGTGAACAAGCCGACAAAGCCAATATGTCAAAAAGTCGATTTATTGCCGCTGCCAGTCACGATCTATTGCAACCTATGCATGCAGCACGATTATTTAGTACTGCATTGGAACAAAGCATTCAAAGTGATGAAGACCGTTTGACCTTGCAACAGCTTGACCGTGCATTGCATGGGGCTGAAAGTATGTTGTCTGCGCTATTGGATATTGCCCGTTTAGAGGGCGGTACGATTCAGCCAAAACGCCAATCGTACCCACTTCATGACTTACTCAGTGATTTAGAATTGCAGTTTAAATCCATTGCTGCACAACGTGGTATTCAGTTTAAAGTGCATGATGTGAAGTTTTGGTTAGATACCGATCCTCAGTGGATACGTCGTATTATTCAAAACTTTGTTAGTAATGCATTACGATACACGGCTAAAGGTCGTATCTTGGTGGGTGTTTTACGTAGCGCAAGTCGCCCAAACTACATTCGTATTGGGGTATGGGATACAGGTCCAGGCATTGCGGAAGAACAACGCATGAAACTTTTCCAAGAGTTTGAACGTTGTGGACACACGTCTCCTTGGGGTGAGCAAGGTTTAGGTTTAGGTCTCGCAATTGTACAACGAATGACCAGTCTTTTAGATTATCCAGTGCATGTATATTCAGAACTCGGACATGGTTCGTGTTTTATGATTGAAGTTCCTATCGTTGAAGCCCCTAAAGTTGTGGCAGCGCCTGTGCAAGCTGTTCCGCTTAAAACCAAGGCTTATAAAGTGCTTTGTCTAGATAATGATGAAACCATTTTAGAAGGTATGACAACCCTACTGAGCAAATGGGGTTATCAAGTCTTTAAGGCCACTGAACCTGATCAAGCGTTAGAAATTGTACAACGTGAAAATATTCAAGTTTGGTTAGTCGATCAGCATTTGAATCACAATAAACTGGGATTGGACTTTATCTTGCAACATCGTATGGACAATGTTCCTATTGCGTTGATTACAGCAGATTCTGACCCTGAACTGCCTGAACGCTTAAAAGAGTTAAATATTGTTTTACTGAAAAAACCATTAAAACCAGCATCGTTAAGAGCATGGTTGTCGGGTTTAAAAATCTCAAAATAG
- the blaOXA gene encoding class D beta-lactamase has translation MQHSPLMNAQDVSKSLDDIQVKSNIQQLLNETQSEGVFVIFDGKDYSSYGNALDRAETEFIPASTFKILNALIGLAHGKVTTDEVFKWNGEKRALAIWEKDFTLGQAMAASAVPVYQEVARRIGLTTMQKELSRIGYGNGKVGKQVDRFWLDGPLKITPKQEAYFVYQLAQDHLAFDRSVQKQVKQMLFIEKRGEKKLYAKSGWGNQNDDQVGWYVGWVEQPNGKITAFALNMNMRDGMDVSQRKELTLDILDKLGLYSYLK, from the coding sequence ATGCAACATTCTCCGTTGATGAACGCACAAGATGTTTCAAAGTCATTGGATGACATTCAAGTTAAATCTAACATTCAGCAACTGCTCAATGAAACACAGTCTGAAGGGGTATTTGTCATATTTGATGGTAAAGACTATTCATCATATGGAAATGCTTTAGATCGAGCCGAAACTGAATTTATTCCAGCATCGACATTTAAGATACTCAATGCCTTAATTGGTTTAGCGCATGGGAAAGTGACAACTGACGAGGTTTTTAAATGGAATGGTGAAAAACGAGCGCTGGCTATTTGGGAAAAAGATTTTACGTTAGGTCAGGCAATGGCTGCCTCAGCAGTACCCGTATATCAGGAAGTTGCTCGTCGTATTGGATTAACAACGATGCAAAAAGAGCTGTCACGTATTGGTTATGGTAATGGGAAAGTCGGAAAACAGGTCGACCGCTTTTGGTTAGATGGTCCTTTGAAAATTACACCAAAACAAGAAGCCTACTTTGTGTATCAATTGGCTCAAGACCATTTAGCGTTTGATCGATCTGTGCAAAAGCAAGTTAAACAGATGCTCTTTATAGAAAAGCGTGGTGAGAAAAAACTTTATGCAAAAAGTGGATGGGGGAATCAAAACGATGATCAAGTGGGTTGGTATGTCGGTTGGGTCGAACAACCCAATGGTAAAATTACAGCGTTTGCATTAAATATGAATATGCGTGATGGAATGGATGTGAGTCAACGTAAGGAATTGACTTTAGATATTTTAGATAAACTTGGTCTGTACTCATATTTAAAATAA
- a CDS encoding GGDEF domain-containing protein — MLRVHSERISRRLFFLMLIIVLSLCCISIPLIISSYNNYGKAELASVEIDNLAIIADLANKISRERGPSNLAMSSTPEELDKNLNELYEYRKTVDQHIALSFTAIENAGLKNFDSLKIELEKKLSIGRKNVDDYIQTPFEQRSSTQLTKTIYSMFDAWDATYNVLKKMVMLSENKDSAVSDYYTLILILSDLRDQAGRVASNVMADVTFAVPMSNESVARALQSQKQVIYLWDLVNTIQPETDKTSEFIERHKKVKTEFIDQGLPLVLRLIDESNQGQAYSLKGTELTQEISGKFATVIDFQKYLLDYSIEIAQKDKQKALRQLMLNATVTLISLLAAIFTMIYAQRKVFAPLIEARDMIVELSYAYSRAGSDVVEHEHLKVYSLYDALQKLQQMLKQRDAFEFELKSIANTDKLTGVSNRLALEEYIKFSDMIPNHFDDVGLIVIDIDNFKHVNDHLGHIFGDEVITAVASCLKRCVRSTDLVVRFGGDEFLIVLESIEMDRALTTAEKIRNAVNSVDLYDPDRNENLHVSVSIGVAVGAEDWKTLLDKADKSLLQAKANGKNTVSGAS, encoded by the coding sequence ATGCTAAGGGTACATTCTGAGCGAATAAGTAGACGCTTATTTTTCTTGATGTTGATTATTGTTTTATCTTTATGTTGTATCTCAATTCCTTTGATTATCAGTAGTTATAACAATTATGGTAAAGCGGAACTTGCATCTGTTGAAATTGATAACTTAGCTATTATTGCAGATCTCGCCAATAAAATTTCACGTGAGCGTGGCCCCTCAAACTTGGCGATGTCGAGCACACCTGAAGAATTAGATAAAAACTTAAATGAATTATATGAATATCGAAAAACAGTTGATCAACATATAGCGCTGAGTTTTACTGCGATTGAAAATGCGGGACTGAAAAACTTTGATTCACTCAAAATTGAACTAGAAAAAAAATTAAGTATCGGTCGAAAAAATGTTGATGATTATATTCAAACTCCATTCGAGCAACGTAGCTCTACTCAACTGACAAAGACCATATATTCGATGTTTGATGCATGGGACGCGACCTACAATGTCTTAAAAAAGATGGTGATGTTGAGTGAAAATAAAGACAGTGCTGTGTCTGATTATTATACTTTAATCTTGATTTTATCGGACTTAAGAGATCAGGCAGGTCGTGTAGCATCCAATGTTATGGCAGATGTCACCTTCGCTGTTCCTATGAGTAATGAAAGTGTGGCAAGGGCATTGCAGTCGCAAAAGCAGGTCATTTATTTATGGGATTTGGTCAACACCATTCAGCCTGAAACTGATAAAACTTCAGAATTTATCGAAAGGCATAAAAAGGTTAAAACCGAATTTATTGATCAGGGGCTTCCTCTTGTTTTACGTTTAATTGATGAGAGTAATCAAGGTCAAGCTTATTCTTTAAAAGGCACAGAACTGACCCAAGAAATCTCAGGTAAATTTGCGACTGTTATTGATTTTCAAAAATATTTATTGGATTACAGCATTGAAATTGCACAAAAAGATAAACAGAAAGCACTTCGACAGCTGATGCTCAATGCCACTGTTACGCTTATTTCATTATTGGCTGCCATATTTACCATGATCTATGCACAGCGAAAGGTGTTTGCACCACTGATTGAAGCGCGCGACATGATTGTGGAACTCTCGTACGCATACTCCAGAGCAGGCAGTGATGTGGTCGAGCACGAGCATCTGAAAGTGTATTCACTTTATGATGCTTTGCAAAAACTTCAGCAAATGTTGAAACAACGTGATGCCTTTGAATTTGAACTCAAAAGTATTGCCAATACCGATAAACTCACGGGTGTATCCAATCGTTTGGCTTTGGAAGAATATATTAAGTTTAGCGACATGATTCCCAATCATTTTGACGATGTGGGATTGATCGTGATCGATATCGACAATTTTAAACACGTCAATGATCATCTTGGACATATCTTTGGTGATGAGGTGATTACAGCGGTAGCGAGTTGTCTAAAACGGTGTGTCAGAAGTACAGATTTGGTGGTGCGTTTTGGTGGCGATGAGTTTCTAATTGTTTTAGAAAGTATAGAAATGGATCGTGCTTTAACTACCGCTGAAAAGATTCGAAATGCGGTGAACAGTGTTGATCTATATGATCCAGATCGGAATGAGAATCTACATGTCTCTGTCAGTATAGGTGTGGCGGTCGGTGCGGAAGATTGGAAAACGCTACTCGATAAAGCCGATAAATCGTTGTTGCAAGCCAAAGCCAATGGTAAAAATACAGTCTCTGGAGCAAGTTGA
- a CDS encoding toxin-antitoxin system YwqK family antitoxin, whose product MNKIILSSLLLMTSFHTYAEGYLNENMVVFISEEDPDDSPWKNNPQCLAVSKSIDKGLYENQYMFQNGNPLTSVFLSNNKIKKGECESLIHFPDGIQGSGTFESYYPNGKQRSRIEYQDGEYEGKLQFWFPNGLKQQESRFENGQSHGDYKIWHPNGQLALSMKYQNGVQQGMRQRWYETGEPWTYVRFENDRMVGELKQWYKNGKLERLGQYRDGVRHGTYKVWYNDGEPEAVLQYNMGKITEAQCWYESGKAKTQAQCLSSYKDEE is encoded by the coding sequence ATGAATAAAATAATACTCAGCTCTTTGCTTTTAATGACGTCATTCCATACCTACGCCGAAGGCTACCTCAACGAAAACATGGTGGTGTTTATTTCCGAAGAAGATCCAGACGACAGTCCTTGGAAAAACAATCCCCAATGTTTAGCCGTGAGTAAAAGCATTGACAAAGGCTTATATGAAAACCAATACATGTTTCAGAATGGCAATCCCCTCACCTCAGTATTCTTAAGCAACAACAAAATCAAAAAAGGTGAATGCGAATCTCTGATTCATTTTCCAGATGGAATTCAAGGTTCAGGCACATTTGAAAGCTACTATCCAAATGGCAAACAACGCAGTCGCATAGAATATCAAGATGGTGAATATGAAGGCAAACTCCAGTTTTGGTTTCCCAATGGTCTAAAACAACAAGAAAGTCGGTTTGAAAATGGACAAAGTCATGGCGATTACAAAATCTGGCATCCCAACGGACAACTCGCCCTTTCCATGAAATATCAAAATGGTGTGCAACAAGGCATGCGTCAGCGATGGTACGAAACAGGCGAACCGTGGACTTATGTCCGTTTTGAAAATGACCGTATGGTCGGTGAACTCAAACAATGGTACAAAAACGGCAAACTCGAACGCCTAGGACAGTACCGAGATGGTGTGCGTCATGGTACTTACAAAGTTTGGTATAACGATGGTGAACCCGAAGCTGTTCTACAATACAACATGGGTAAAATCACTGAAGCACAGTGCTGGTATGAATCTGGAAAAGCCAAGACCCAAGCGCAGTGTTTATCGAGCTATAAAGATGAAGAATAA
- a CDS encoding DUF485 domain-containing protein — protein MDEKKVEQILQNPKFKEMVAKKSRLSWTLTIIMLVVYVGFMLLVGYNKEFLMSSFSGGVTTWGIPLGLSIIVLSFLLCGVYSYIANNTLDPLTQDAMKEVEAIANQKELN, from the coding sequence ATGGATGAGAAAAAAGTAGAACAGATTCTACAAAATCCGAAATTCAAGGAAATGGTTGCAAAAAAAAGCCGATTAAGCTGGACATTGACCATCATCATGTTAGTGGTTTATGTCGGCTTTATGTTGTTGGTTGGCTATAACAAAGAATTTTTGATGAGCTCGTTTAGTGGTGGTGTGACGACTTGGGGAATTCCGCTCGGTCTTAGTATTATTGTTTTATCGTTTTTGCTGTGTGGTGTGTATTCATATATTGCCAACAATACGCTTGATCCTTTAACGCAGGATGCGATGAAGGAAGTTGAAGCGATCGCGAATCAAAAGGAATTAAATTAA
- a CDS encoding ion channel, giving the protein MQGMIDFWKGFRALPSAWLLLLQLLVLILSVISGDSLTYRTFTWILGALILLIIAKVIRQTPTYTILGLSFVGGALIFSLLILIGVRDPMVQVIAHAFESAAYFMAAYGLVRYMFADRYLTKDELFAAAAVFTLMAWGFAFLFNACQLLELNSFYKANHEGLQSWLDLLFLSFSLQSATGLSEVLPMTPFAKTLAMLQMFSGVMYIALIVSRLIALQYIAHLPKHSNSKDQE; this is encoded by the coding sequence ATGCAAGGTATGATCGATTTTTGGAAGGGTTTTCGTGCATTACCTTCGGCATGGCTACTATTACTACAACTGTTGGTTTTAATCTTATCTGTGATTTCAGGTGATAGCCTAACTTACCGTACATTCACCTGGATTTTGGGTGCATTGATCTTATTGATTATTGCCAAAGTTATTCGACAAACCCCGACCTATACCATCTTGGGTTTAAGTTTTGTGGGTGGAGCACTCATATTTTCCTTACTGATTCTGATTGGTGTGCGAGATCCGATGGTGCAAGTGATTGCACATGCTTTTGAATCTGCTGCGTACTTTATGGCGGCTTATGGTTTGGTGCGCTACATGTTTGCGGATCGTTACTTGACTAAAGATGAGCTTTTTGCTGCAGCCGCGGTATTTACCTTAATGGCATGGGGCTTTGCATTTTTATTTAATGCTTGCCAATTGCTTGAGTTGAATAGTTTTTATAAAGCAAATCATGAAGGTTTACAGTCTTGGTTGGATCTATTGTTCCTAAGCTTTAGCTTGCAATCTGCGACGGGGTTGTCGGAAGTGTTACCCATGACGCCATTTGCAAAAACCTTGGCAATGTTACAAATGTTTAGTGGAGTGATGTATATCGCCTTAATCGTATCTCGTTTAATCGCTTTGCAATATATTGCGCATTTACCGAAACACAGTAATTCAAAAGACCAGGAATGA